TTACTGTTGTCACATTATCGAGAGGGAACCTGCAGGTCAGCGTTTCGTTGGACTGTAAACACCATGTGTGTATCCTGTGCATATGACATAATAAACTTGAAGGACATACTGTATCTTGTAGCTCACCATCAGCCTTAATGGCCTCCCTGAGCCCCCTGGTGGTTGGGGTGAGTAGTGCAGTGATGTTGCTGTTCCCCGCCAGTCCCGAGGCTCTGAAAAGAGCAGTGAACTGGTAGGAACACACATAGAAATATGGACATAGTCTGGCCTTCAATAGACTGTACAGGGAGGACAGACTCACTgacctgtgtgagagagagagagagaaaaaaatagaagaggggggagggagagagagagggtagagaggagttGAATTTAAGGTAATTTAAAGCTTTTGAAATAATACAGACAACACACTCCCTTCTGATGCCCACTCACCATTCACTCATGAGGTTCTGTTGAAGTGCCATGTCCTGGGCCCAGGGGACGTTCTTGCCAGTGAAGCTTCTCTCTGCTCCTATCCGGGGGAACAGAGAGAGCCAGGACAGGGACGGGTGCTGCCAGAACTGCAGACACTGCTGGAACCCACATCGTAGCTCAGCAGATGTCCGAGGGTCCTGGAGGAACACAGAGAAGTGAGTATCAGAgtgtgagagacagactgaggaCAATATATTTGTGTTGCTAGTAAAGCTCCTCAGGTACCAGTACTCCTTTGCCTTGGGGTTGCcactggtgtgtctgtgtgtaacatgTATAACAGTACCTGTATACTCTGTGGTATAGTGGTGTACTGTCCTCTACAGTGCTGGGTAAGACCCTGGGCCTCCTCTGTAGCTCTGGGCTGTACAGCCCAGGAGAAGGGGAGCAGGGAGGTGAAAAGGAGACGCGTCTTCAGGCTCCAGTCTGCAGGGTACTCCACACACGCAGGGGGTGCTATGGAGGTTACTGCACCAGCCTGGGGACTCTGACACACACAAGATAAAATGTTGACTcacaaaataccaaaacaacCCCTAACGTTAGTCTGTAGCCATGAATAGTTGAATGGGATGgaataaaagcctgcacaccaGCTACTCCACATCCTGTCTATAATGTATTATTGATTGTAACAGGCTTTTGGTAGCTCTCCAAGAATGGAGTTGGAGACATGTCCATAAGGAGTAAGAGAATAGAAAAATGAATAGAACTCACCTTCAGTATGGGTGTTCTCTCCTCCTGGAACAAATCCTCATCTTCAAACAGTGAGTCGTCTTCAGACAGAGAAGTTGGTTTCTGTTGTTAGAGAGAAATGAGCGAAAGATCAGAACAAAAACAGCGGTGTGAAATCACCATGAGGTGCGATGCTTTGACAGATAAAGCAATTTGACAACTGTACAGTAGCTGGCTAACATTGCATTAACTAACTAACGTTACCTCTGTCATATGTCAGTTGGCTAGATACTGTAGTTTGCTGGAAAATAATACAAGTCTGCTAGCGTTAGGTACAGTAGCAAGCTAGATTGTTTATCACGTTATTATTGTATTAACGTGTGCCACTATCATACCTTGCCGGGCACGTCTTTGCTTAGTTTTTCTGCCTGGAGAAGTCTTTCACTAAATGGCAGTGTTCTTGTTGGtgacttctctccctccactcctgcAGAGCCGCCCGGTTTCACAGAATCCGACAAGTCGTCATCGTCAGTGTAAATAAAGACTTTCTTCTTCGCTGGGCTGCTGAAAGTGTTCTCGATGCTAGCAAATGGGTTTCTCCGCTTCACTCCCCCTCCAGAGCGACCCTGGCCGAACAGGGGTCCTGGGGAGAATGGTCGAACAGCGGATATAGAGGCACCCTCACACGGGCTGGCAATCGCGCCTCGGCCGCCAGAACTGACACCCTCGCTCCTTGCTCTCTTCCTCCGCATTCGCAGGATTTCAGCTGGTCTTTTGAAACTAGGTGAGTAACCAGCTTGTTGTGACATTTTGTAAGGATAATGTAAAAACAAGTTTGGTCCGAAAACAACAAGAAGAAACCCGTTTAAAATTGTTGTGTGCGGCCGATACGCCTCTGTGTTGTTGTTCCTTGAATTTACTTCAACACAAAACAAATTTAGCGCGCGACGTGAGTGTAACGTCAGAGTCCCGCCAAAATGTCAGGGGAGGAGTTTCAAGTTACGCCGGCGCGCTTCGAGTCAAACAACAATTCAGATGCTTTGGCGCCATCTTCTGGTTAGAATTATAACTGCAAGACAAATTTTGCCATCGCATAAAGCCACTGATTCTCTAAATCTGCCGGGAAAACAAATCAATATAATTTATGTTTCTTCAGACATTAAAGTTATATCCTATATCCTGTTATGCTTCATTAATTATTACAAAATATATATCCATAAGATATAATGTGTATGTCATTTTCAATACATGTTTTCATTTCTTGATTTTATCATCTGCATTATGTCCGAGCAACAATCAGCGGTCCCCTcgacccctctctccctcttgtcaAAGTGATTAATAGTATGTATGTTAATTCTTGTTAGCGATCATTTCTCAGCGTTTATCATTACTGTTGGTGATCAATCACGTTCATAGCTGAACCGAACTCAATGAAACTGTCCGTCAGTCATTCTAACGGTTTTCAGGGATGAGCAAATTTGTGAATCGATTATTTGGGCTGTGATTTGGGTGGAAAGACAGTACTTTTGTCGTCTCAAAAGTATCCCAAGGTTAGTAGGAGTAATTGATTGTTGTGGGCCTTGAACTTCAACACACAGACATCAAcatatgtttgtgtctgtgttcGGTCCTGCCATGACTAACAGCAAAGCTAACACGTTCCAGGTTATTCCTTGTGATTGAGTATGTCACGCTCATAGGCTACAAATATCAACGGGGATAAACTAGTTTAATGCGTTTCCCACGTTCCCGATGGCGGTGGGTGTTCCCCTCAACGGTTCCTCTGGCTTGTAGGCTACGCCTATTGGAAAAATGACCCTATGTCAACATGGACTATAATAAGGCGGGTGTAAGGGTTTAGTGCACCTGTAATTGTATACAGGTCTTTTTCACTGAGCTGGACATGTGCGAGCATTGTCAAACAAAccaggggtgtaatcattagtctaaACAGTTTCAAAACGTTTAGCAAATTTATTTCCGTTGCTTACGTTTAATAAACGGTTTGCCACAGAGTCGGCTGATTGAATACACCCCTGGTGAAACTTCAAACAAAGCAACGGAAAGTATGCGTCCCTGATGATAAAGTTGGGACTATAATTTAATCACCGATCTACACTTCCTCAAAGGAAGATCAACGTGACATGGTAGCCATACGTAGATCAAGTTTGGCCTGTTTCTCATAAGACCACCACAAAGTCTGTGGGCCTCATTAGGAGACGCTATTCACAACGCTTTGTCATTGAATGTTGATTCATGATAATGTTCCCCTAACCAAGTTACGAGGAATAGACCTATTTGTCTGTGGATTCTTTGTTACATGTGAAAGTAGATGATTCCGTTGGTTTATAGGTAGGTTGCAACACATGAGTTATGGGTTTTAATCCGTTTGAAACCTGCTTGGAACACATAATAAATACCTAGATGAACTCCTTGGTTTTGGATAAAGAATATCATAGGCTATACTATAGACTGACAGTGAATAGTGGTGTATTATATTATCATagactgtgtttctgtgtctcttcCACCCCACTGCCCTCTTCTCCTGGAGACTGTGTGGTTTTATGGGCCTTGGCCTGAGTCCTGGAGAAGGATTACAACACAGACCTAACAGCCACGCTCTGTGTACCCACTGTCTGGACAGGTTCGCCTTTATTCAGCTATCTGtgtgtcagtttgtgtgtgtgtctgtgggttatttagccctgagagagagagagagagagagagagagagagagagagagagagagagagagagagagagagagagagagagagagagagagagagagagagagagagagagagagagagagagagagagagagagagagagagagagagagagagagagagagagagagagagagagagagagagagagagagagagagagagagagagagagagagagagagagagagagagagagagagagagagagagagagagagagagagagagaaggtggccatgtctgtgtatttacagtatatttcAGAAGTCTTTGTGGATGTCTGTCTATGCGCCCATATCAGTGTGTATTTTAGTGAAGGTTGCGCTTGTCTTTCTGGAAACGTAGAGTGGCAGAGAGGGCAGGCCAGGGCTTGTCTGGTTGCCTGTGTAAATTCTTCCTGGGTCAGGAATAGcataaggctgtgtgtgtgtgcttaggaGGGGGGAGAATGTTGGCACAGATTCCAGTGCCAACAAGTCCCTTTCCCTTCAGCCCAAtacgagagagggaaagggagagattgagacagattgtgggagagagagatttagagaaaATACAAAAAGACTGGTTTTATTTTCTTTACAACAATATTTATATTCAtaaagtaaaacaaaatgtgaGAAAAGGCATATTTGATGTTGCTGTGACATACCTGTGTGGGAGGCAATGATGTCATCAAACATGGACAATGTCGTCATTTACATTTAAAGACTATTTACAACTATGAGGTGAATCATGTGGCAATGTAGGCCTTATCtgttccttcacacacacacacacacacacacacacacacacacacacacacacacacacacacacacacacacacacacacacacacacacacacacacacacacacacacacacacacacacacacacacacaccgtacaacC
This is a stretch of genomic DNA from Oncorhynchus mykiss isolate Arlee chromosome 7, USDA_OmykA_1.1, whole genome shotgun sequence. It encodes these proteins:
- the LOC118965249 gene encoding protein downstream neighbor of son homolog; translated protein: MSQQAGYSPSFKRPAEILRMRRKRARSEGVSSGGRGAIASPCEGASISAVRPFSPGPLFGQGRSGGGVKRRNPFASIENTFSSPAKKKVFIYTDDDDLSDSVKPGGSAGVEGEKSPTRTLPFSERLLQAEKLSKDVPGKKPTSLSEDDSLFEDEDLFQEERTPILKSPQAGAVTSIAPPACVEYPADWSLKTRLLFTSLLPFSWAVQPRATEEAQGLTQHCRGQYTTIPQSIQDPRTSAELRCGFQQCLQFWQHPSLSWLSLFPRIGAERSFTGKNVPWAQDMALQQNLMSEWSVSLSSLYSLLKARLCPYFYVCSYQFTALFRASGLAGNSNITALLTPTTRGLREAIKADGIEFTLPLLEERRKSKEQGSTAHNQETDGEEEETQSEASDKEDDDDDDDGGFSWLTEMGVQDKIKKPDNISIKLHKERNSVCLDHKPESVVCVSGTHTFTLINFLINCKSLVAGAGSQAGLPPTLLSPTAFRGATLHSLKARSVNVKTQVRAGYQDVCSLEVTGPIMPHSLHALTRLLRPAQRGGFSTALYTHEPTAVLNTHTTTREQAEQAVELDGCGLHSSTIQQLQEPSTLGKSPLRQLHLNNYSYTWKS